The Desulfobulbus propionicus DSM 2032 DNA segment GCATTGTTGTCCAACGGACAAAGGAAACGATCGTCATGCCTGAGTTGATGTGGAAAGGGAAGGAACAGGTGATCAACCATCACCTCGAAGTGCCGGTACGGGTGCTGAAGCGGCATTTTGCCTTCAACGGCGACGCGGACGGCGTCAATTCCACCGGCAACACCATCATCCACGGCGACAACCTGGAAGCGCTCAAGGCGCTGCTGCCCGAGTACGAGGGCCGCATCCGCTGCATCTACATCGATCCACCCTACAACACCGGCAACGAGTCGTGGGTGTACAACGACAACGTCAATGAGCCGCAGATCGTCAAGTGGCTCGGCCAGGTGGTGGGCAAGGACGGCGAGGATCTGTGCCGCCACGACAAGTGGCTGTGCATGATGTATCCGCGGTTGCAGCTGCTCCGGCGGCTGCTGGCCGAGGACGGCAGCATCTGGATTTCCATCGACGACAACGAGCAGGCCCATCTGCGGGCGGTCATGGACGAGATTTTCGGCCAGCGGAACTTCATCACCACCGTTATCTGGCAAAAGGTCTATTCTCCGAAAAATTCGGCCCGTCATTTTTCCGAAGACCATGACTTCATCATGGTGTACGCGAAAAATGCCAGCCAATGGGTGCCCAACCCCATGCCGCGCACCGAGGCGCAGAACAAGGCCTACAAGAACTACGACCACGACCCGCGCGGTCCCTGGAAGGCGAGCGACCTTTCCGCCCGGAATTATTACGGCGAGGGCACCTATGCCATCACCTGTCCCTCGGGCCGGGTCATCGACGGCCCGCCCACAGGAATGTATTGGCGAGTATCACAGCAAAAATTCCTGGAAATGGACCGGGATAAGCGTATCTGGTGGGGCAGGACCGGTGACAATGTACCGGCGATCAAGCGATTTCTCACCGATGTCAAACAGGGCGTGGTGCCGCAAACCCTATGGCCGTACCAGGAAGTCGGCCACACCCAGGACGCCAAGAAGGAACTGCTGGCGGTACTCGATTTCGCCACCTCGGCCGACGTGTTTGTCACCCCCAAGCCGACCCGGCTGATCGACCGCATTCTCCACATCGCCACCGACAAAGATGCCATTATCCTCGATTCCTTTGCCGGTTCGGGCACCACCGGTCACGCGGTGCTCAACCTCAACCGCCAGGACGGCGGCAACCGCACCTTCATCCTCATCGAGATGATGGACTATGCCGAGACCATCACGGCCGAGCGGATCAAGCGGGTGATCAATGGGTATGGCGAGGGCAGCAAGGCCGTGGCCGGCACCGGCGGCGGCTTCACCTACTGCACCCTGGGCGAGCGGGTCTTTGACGACGAAGGCTTTCTCAACCCAAACCTCGATCGGGCGGCCCTCCGCGACTATGTGGCCCGCTCCGAAGGGCTGCCGGGTGCGGAGGCGGGCGAGCATCCCCATTGGCTGGGCGAACGCGACCGCACCGGCTACTATTTCTATGACGACCCGGAGCGGCCCACGGTGCTTAACCTGGAATTCCTCGCCACCCTCACCCGCAGAAACGAGAGCTATCTCATCTATGCCGACTCGTGTCTGCTCGACGAGGCGTTCATGCAGCACCATCACATCCTGTTCAAAAAAATTCCCCGGGACATCTCCCGCTTCTAAAGGTACCGCATGGAACTGCTGCCCTATCAACAACAGGTAATCCGCGACCTCGCCGATTTCTTGGCGGAGGTGGAACGACTGGGCGACCTGCGCCAGGCCTTTGCCCGGTACTGGCAGGAGCGCGGTATTGCCCGGCCGGAGGCCTATCGCGACACCATCAAGGGCGTGCCGCATCTGTGCATCAAGGTACCCACCGGCGGCGGCAAAACCTTCATCGCCGCCAATGCGATCAAAACCATCTTTGACGCCTTGAGCGTCTATGCCCGGCCGGTGCCCCGGGCCGTGGTCTGGCTGGTGCCGTCCAACGCCATCCTCGAACAGACCGAGCGGAGCCTGGGCAGCCCGCGCCACCCCTACCGCCGCAAGCTCGACACCCTGTTCAACGGCCGGGTGCGGGTGTACACCAAGGACGAGCTGTTGCAGGGCGCCGGGTTCAACCCCGCCAGCGTGCATGAACATCTCAATATTTTCGTGCTCAGTTACGCCTCGTTCCGCACCAGCAACAAGGAGGGCCGCAAAGCCTACCAGGAAAATACGTTCCTTGCTTCCTTCACCCATCGGATGCAGGCCGAAGAATGCCTGACCGGCGTCGATGAATCGGCCCTGATCAATGTCATCCGCGCCATGAACCCGGTCTGTATTGTCGACGAAAGCCACAATGCCGGTTCGATCTTGAGCAAGGAGATGCTCGCCAATTTCAACCCCAGCCTGATTCTCGACCTCACCGCCACCCCGAGGACGGACAGCAATATCATCAGCTACGTCGATGCGGCGCAGCTCAAGACCTGTCACATGGTCAAGCTGCCGGTGATTGTCTACAACCACCGCTCCAGCAAGGAGGTGATCGGCAACGCCATCCAGTTGCGCAACAGTTTGGAACAGCAGGCACGGACGGAAC contains these protein-coding regions:
- a CDS encoding site-specific DNA-methyltransferase: MPELMWKGKEQVINHHLEVPVRVLKRHFAFNGDADGVNSTGNTIIHGDNLEALKALLPEYEGRIRCIYIDPPYNTGNESWVYNDNVNEPQIVKWLGQVVGKDGEDLCRHDKWLCMMYPRLQLLRRLLAEDGSIWISIDDNEQAHLRAVMDEIFGQRNFITTVIWQKVYSPKNSARHFSEDHDFIMVYAKNASQWVPNPMPRTEAQNKAYKNYDHDPRGPWKASDLSARNYYGEGTYAITCPSGRVIDGPPTGMYWRVSQQKFLEMDRDKRIWWGRTGDNVPAIKRFLTDVKQGVVPQTLWPYQEVGHTQDAKKELLAVLDFATSADVFVTPKPTRLIDRILHIATDKDAIILDSFAGSGTTGHAVLNLNRQDGGNRTFILIEMMDYAETITAERIKRVINGYGEGSKAVAGTGGGFTYCTLGERVFDDEGFLNPNLDRAALRDYVARSEGLPGAEAGEHPHWLGERDRTGYYFYDDPERPTVLNLEFLATLTRRNESYLIYADSCLLDEAFMQHHHILFKKIPRDISRF